A stretch of the Medicago truncatula cultivar Jemalong A17 chromosome 5, MtrunA17r5.0-ANR, whole genome shotgun sequence genome encodes the following:
- the LOC11442620 gene encoding uncharacterized protein, with amino-acid sequence MVNRRFTQVATSDDEEDEAPPPPQHSKLRKRKKMKLIDEEDDEESNDNSNNDSDAKEEEKKDSPQTPEDAKPIGEPLRVSGKGRGRKRHYESFEFDGNQYSLEDPVMLVPEDKEQKPYVAIIKDIIQYFSGSIMVAGQWFYRPEEAEKKGGGSWKSCDTRELFYSFHRDEVPAESVMHKCVVHFVPLNKQFPKRKQHPGFIVQRVYDTLERKLWKLTDKDYEDVNQQEIDELVQKTIKRIGDLLDIEPEEAPPAVQEDMTKNKRSLRRKSISPIDVSREEEGVSKSDQHSKPETPGSCVNNDSEHHRILVNFNALTGNIHRDKWLERLLQHIQYMCNSDDSTEKEKGSGNAESDEIKNKSNDRTSEIANDSQNKGQKSSESFVWPDAAVSAIVALEKASHEAFSTDFQKYNQKLRQLDFNLKNNALLARRLLNGELKPSKILNMTPIELKEGLTAEEKTKKEPDEKQHMQMTDARCSRCTDSKVGLREIIHAGHDDRYQLECVACGNSWYASRNEVSALTIDALDSKRSMSTTPSSTAKFEDVQKKLVSPRGSENSADDLSKRTGEPSMPDLAAQKSFGKPKKDDNVEANRQADKE; translated from the exons ATGGTGAATCGGCGCTTCACTCAGGTCGCCACAAGCGACGACGAAGAAGACGAAGCACCACCGCCACCTCAGCATTCAAAGCTTCGAAAACGAAAGAAGATGAAGCTTATAGACGAAGAAGACGACGAAGAATCCAACGACAATAGCAATAACGATAGCGATGCgaaggaagaagagaaaaaggatTCACCTCAAACTCCAGAGGATGCAAAGCCGATTGGTGAACCACTTAGGGTTTCGGGGAAAGGAAGAGGGAGGAAGAGACATTACGAATCGTTTGAGTTTGATGGAAATCAATATTCTCTT GAGGATCCTGTAATGCTTGTGCCTGAGGATAAAGAACAAAAACCATATGTTGCTATAATCAAG GACATTATACAGTACTTTAGTGGCAGCATAATGGTGGCTGGACAGTGGTTTTATCGTCCTGAAGAAGCTGAAAAAAAAGGCGGTGGAAGCTGGAAATCGTGTGATACAAGGGAGCTTTTTTATAGTTTTCACCGTGATGAGGTTCCTGCAGAGTCTGTTATGCATAAGTGCGTGGTGCATTTTGTGCCCTTGAACAAACAGTTTCCGAAACGTAAGCAACATCCTGGCTTCATCGTACAAAGGGTGTATGACACTTTGGAAAGGAAACTCTGGAAGCTGACTGATAAGGACTATGAGGATGTTAACCAGCAAGAAATTGACGAGCTTGTTCAGAAAACTATAAAACGCATCGGTGATCTACTTGACATTGAGCCTGAAGAAGCCCCTCCTGCTGTTCAGGAGGacatgacaaaaaataaaagaagcttAAGGAGAAAGAGCATTTCTCCCATTGATGTTTCAAGGGAGGAGGAAGGAGTTTCTAAGAGTGACCAACATTCCAAGCCTGAAACACCTGGGAGTTGTGTTAATAATGACTCAGAGCATCATCGCATATTAGTAAATTTCAATGCACTAACTGGAAACATTCATCGCGACAAATGGTTGGAGAGGTTGCTTCAACACATTCAGTACATGTGTAATAGTGATGATAGTACAGAAAAGGAAAAAGGATCAGGAAATGCCGAGTCTGATGAAATCAAGAATAAAAGCAATGATAGAACTTCAGAAATAGCAAATGACTCTCAGAACAAGGGTCAGAAG AGTTCCGAGTCTTTTGTGTGGCCAGATGCTGCTGTTTCAGCCATAGTTGCTCTTGAAAAAGCTTCCCATGAGGCTTTTTCAACAGATTTTCAGAAGTATAACCAAAAGCTGCGGCAATTAGATTTTAATCTCAAG AACAATGCATTGCTAGCACGCCGTCTGTTAAATGGAGAGTTGAAACCttctaaaattttgaatatGACACCCATTGAATTAAAG GAGGGTTTGACTGCTGAGGAAAAAACCAAGAAGGAGCCTGATGAGAAACAACACATGCAA ATGACAGATGCCCGCTGTTCAAGATGCACGGATTCTAAGGTGGGTTTGAGGGAGATTATCCATGCTGGACATGATGACCGTTATCAG CTGGAATGTGTTGCCTGTGGTAATTCCTGGTATGCCTCCCGGAATGAGGTGTCTGCACTGACCATAGATGCATTGGATTCAAAGAGAAGCATGAGCACAACACCATCTTCCACCGCAAAATTTGAAGATGTTCAGAAGAAGCTGGTGAGTCCCCGTGGCTCTGAAAACTCAGCTGATGACCTCTCTAAGAGAACAGGTGAACCATCTATGCCTGATTTGGCCGCCCAGAAATCATTTGGCAAGCCCAAGAAAGATGACAATGTTGAGGCCAATAGACAGGCTGATAAGGAATGA